A part of Liolophura sinensis isolate JHLJ2023 chromosome 1, CUHK_Ljap_v2, whole genome shotgun sequence genomic DNA contains:
- the LOC135463616 gene encoding regulatory factor X 4-like, protein MDINSDDDDTDGDDEGDDNDEYDDGGGGGGGDDDDDDTTATMTVVVVVGILVVVVVVAVAVVVVRIYRAMVVTAMFISMCRLLWSCLSASVEDWLDQCFDSSKSPEDMEEEKYQPTFTEVDELSTVDLKRRKASRPHSTPLTLKWLEENYELAEGVCIPRSTLYYHYLDYCERNDTQPVNAASFGKIIRQQFPQITTRRLGTRGQSKYHYYGIGVRESSPYYDLVYSAKGAQLSCDGKKDPVKQIVAYSPRSKLGTLLPDFPELKDIKLPANIEESKVVTFLMMYRAHCQRILDTVIRANFDEVQSFLLHFWQGMPQHIIPILDSQTIATLVGVCDSVLYKAIASVLMPTVFQPLPDSLTQVIRRFAKQLDEWLRTALQGLPAKLIKIKFDLARRFAQVLRRQTSLNHLCVAARSVIHNAEITSQMLDDWLNIDLSSIVKQTLYTMDQYSEKDHQIIFNLCKELEQLFEDQAPIESYIAWLDSMVDRCVASPSNRRPGILRKLARQFLLMWSCFGTRVIRDMTLYSAPSFGSFHLLHLMFDEYVLYLVENLHSQERTREYLAVIKGEVTDASDEVVLPNPVLSKDSFGVKTSLSLDTGTDRVCMERSTVITNGRDHPLSGASFAPMCPTRFDDVYSNNSSPKSSVSSYSPEATPNTDFGQPPVLNDHKAGHGSCEQRFDNYGYSYFGGVTSGPQDCQAGYTYAFPINTPQYSSGGSSDGRTTVSTTSAEWASEIPRYCSSAQTEQSRSEMGSTSSCLSPGSSDFNYPVYDYGSYPGQHYPLHTQNGHASGYQGFGGPVVDCHQFAISQDNQKRKQSVSEAVSSATASYKRHKTSDDVFDYIPSVTYT, encoded by the exons AGGATTTACAGGGCCATGGTTGTTACGGCCATGTTTATCAGCATGTGTCGGTTGTTATGGTCATGTTTATCGGCAAGTGTCG AGGACTGGCTGGACCAGTGCTTTGACAGCAGTAAATCGCCGGAGGATATGGAAGAGGAGAAGTACCAACCGACTTTCACGGAGGTGGACGAACTTAGTACAG TTGACCTGAAGAGACGGAAAGCGTCCAGACCACATTCCACACCGCTGACGCTTAAATG GCTGGAGGAGAACTACGAACTGGCTGAGGGGGTATGCATTCCACGCAGTACTCTGTATTACCACTACCTGGATTACTGTGAGCGCAACGACACGCAACCTGTCAACGCGGCGAGCTTTGGAAAG ataatTCGTCAGCAATTCCCACAAATAACAACTCGCAGGCTTGGCACACGAGGGCAATCAAA ATATCATTATTACGGGATAGGAGTCAGAGAATCGTCCCCATATTACGACCTGGTATATTCGGCTAAAGGAGCCCAACT ATCTTGTGATGGTAAAAAGGACCCCGTAAAACAG ATTGTGGCCTATTCTCCACGCTCGAAGCTAGGGACACTTCTTCCAGATTTCCCGGAACTGAAAGACATCAAACTTCCAGCTAACATAGAAGAGTCTAAG GTGGTCACTTTCCTGATGATGTACCGTGCCCACTGCCAGAGAATTCTCGACACTGTCATTAGGGCCAACTTTGACGAG GTGCAGAGCTTCTTGCTTCACTTCTGGCAAGGCATGCCCCAGCACATTATCCCCATCCTGGACAGTCAGACGATTGCCACCCTTGTCGGGGTCTGCGACTCGGTTTTGTACAAAGCCATCGCGTCTGTTCTCATGCCCACGGTATTCCAGCCTCTACCAGACAG TTTAACCCAAGTTATTAGACGATTTGCAAAGCAGTTAGACGAATGGCTGAGAACAGCTTTACAAGGGCTTCCAGCAAAACTCATAAAAATCAAGTTTGACC TTGCTCGTCGCTTCGCCCAAGTACTTCGTCGTCAGACATCATTAAACCATCTATGTGTCGCTGCCCGTTCAGTCATCCATAATGCGGAAATTACGTCACAGATGCTTGACGACTGGTTGAATATTGACCTATCAAGTATCGTTAAACAGACTCTTTACACCATGGACCAGTACAGCGAAAAGGACCATCAAATAATATTTAACT tatgtaaaGAGCTGGAGCAGCTGTTTGAAGACCAAGCACCCATCGAGTCGTACATCGCATGGCTGGACTCTATGGTAGACCGATGTGTAGCCAGT CCCAGCAATAGACGACCTGGTATCTTACGCAAACTGGCTCGGCAGTTTCTTTTAATGTGGTCGTGTTTCGGTACCCGAGTCATACGCGATATGACCTTATACAGTGCCCCCAGTTTCG GCTCATTTCACCTGCTTCACCTTATGTTTGATGAGTACGTCCTGTACCTGGTGGAAAATCTCCATAGTCAGGAGAGGACACGGGAGTACCTTGCCGTCATCAAAGGGGAG GTTACAGACGCAAGTGACGAAGTCGTTCTGCCTAACCCCGTACTAAGCAAAGATTCCTTTGGAGTGAAGACGTCACTGAGCCTGGACACGGGCACGGACAGGGTGTGTATGGAGAGATCTACGGTGATCACCAATGGACGGGACCATCCTCTGTCAG GTGCGAGTTTTGCCCCGATGTGCCCGACTCGGTTTGATGATGTTTACTCTAACAACAGTTCCCCCAAGTCATCTGTGTCCAGCTATTCTCCTGAGGCCACTCCTAATACGGACTTTGGTCAGCCTCCAGTGCTCAATGACCACAAGGCTGGACACGGGTCATG CGAGCAGCGATTTGACAACTACGGATACTCTTATTTTGGCGGAGTCACTTCCGGACCACAGGACTGCCAGGCCGGCTATACATATGCATTTCCGATTAATACACCACAG TACAGTTCAGGCGGTAGCAGTGATGGGAGAACGACAGTATCCACGACCAGTGCTGAATGGGCCTCCGAAATCCCAAGGTACTGTTCATCAGCACAGACTGAGCAGTCCAG GTCAGAGATGGGCTCGACATCCTCGTGCTTGTCTCCCGGAAGTTCAGACTTCAACTACCCAGTCTACGACTATGGCTCTTACCCTGGACAGCATTATCCTTTACACACACAGAATGGACACGCGAGCGGTTACCAAGGTTTCGGCGGCCCAGTTGTGGACTGTCATCAGTTTGCCATCTCTCAGGATAACCAGAAAAGGAAACAGTCAGTGAGCGAAGCAGTCAGCTCAGCCACCGCTTCTTATAAAAGACATAAAACCAGTGATGACGTATTTGATTACATTCCATCAGTAACGTATACGTGA
- the LOC135482321 gene encoding c-Myc-binding protein-like, with the protein MSSYRAADSKREEFRKYLEKAGVLDALTKVLVGLYEEPEKPNNALDFLKQHLGASGPETADVEALKLEVTELRQKVEQLNEENAELKTKLSQFEPEAEEPQAEN; encoded by the exons GCTGCAGATTCTAAGAGAGAGGAGTTCAGAAAGTACCTGGAAAAGGCAGGTGTTTTGGATGCCTTAACTAAAG TCTTGGTGGGCTTGTATGAAGAACCTGAAAAGCCAAACAATGCCTTAGA TTTTCTGAAGCAGCATCTAGGGGCCAGTGGGCCAGAGACTGCAGATGTTGAAGCCTTGAAACTAGAAGTCACAGAACTCAGACAGAAAGTTGAGCAACTTAATGAAGAAAATGCTGAACTTAAAACAAAG CTGTCACAGTTTGAACCCGAAGCAGAAGAACCTCAGGCTGAAAACTGA